Proteins from a single region of Apium graveolens cultivar Ventura chromosome 7, ASM990537v1, whole genome shotgun sequence:
- the LOC141674988 gene encoding F-box protein At5g07610-like, with amino-acid sequence MSLSKHKYIPSHYFPEQLMSEILKRLPVKDILSCGAVQKSWYSLIRTPLFISLHSNYQKLTSHINPKYLLFHNFDTHELTLRFDDPQCEEYCNHAFDLGSASAWYAQSNGLICLSLMFDSEHHYNPNIALLNPLAHKFKMLPHSPLSIFTFLETEWKALAFGFLPEVNDYVVVHIVKPKSTAAPYFDPYSPDDSYEQALHTVEIGVYSLNSNSWKKICQDKVFVDFMSTNRSVFVNGTAFWVGFNTDVSYQLVMYFDTKTNILGKIKVPNWIALHERQLCNPLILPFGQSIAYFVEVEDFDAEEDDEDYKSPHLDIWVLKDDMIDEFSWEKKMSVSISEDVWAQVLGVRNNGDPILGKLNSLITYDLDTHEPNDFVDRLTPYSYDEDTPFFFISPFVETLRLLDTDRHN; translated from the coding sequence ATGAGCTTGTCAAAGCACAAGTACATTCCCTCCCACTACTTTCCCGAACAGCTTATGTCTGAAATACTCAAAAGACTTCCCGTCAAGGATATCTTAAGCTGCGGAGCTGTCCAAAAATCATGGTATTCTCTTATAAGAACTCCTTTGTTTATCTCTCTCCACTCTAATTATCAAAAACTCACATCCCATATAAACCCTAAATATCTACTTTTCCATAATTTTGATACCCATGAATTAACATTACGTTTCGATGATCCACAATGTGAAGAATATTGCAATCATGCATTTGACTTAGGATCAGCTAGTGCCTGGTATGCACAATCAAATGGTTTAATTTGTCTGTCTTTAATGTTTGATTCGGAACATCATTATAATCCCAACATTGCTCTCTTGAATCCTCTAGCTCATAAATTTAAGATGCTCCCTCACTCGCCCCTTTCGATATTTACATTTCTCGAGACTGAGTGGAAGGCTTTAGCTTTTGGGTTTTTACCGGAAGTTAACGATTATGTTGTGGTACATATTGTCAAACCTAAATCGACTGCTGCACCTTACTTTGATCCATACTCACCTGATGACTCTTACGAACAGGCCCTGCACACAGTAGAGATTGGGGTTTATAGTCTTAACTCTAATTCTTGGAAGAAAATATGCCAAGATAAAGTTTTTGTCGATTTTATGAGTACTAATAGATCTGTATTTGTTAATGGAACTGCATTTTGGGTAGGGTTTAACACCGACGTTTCATATCAATTAGTTATGTACTTTGATACCAAAACAAATATACTGGGAAAAATCAAGGTGCCTAACTGGATTGCACTTCACGAACGTCAGCTTTGTAATCCTCTTATTCTTCCATTTGGTCAATCGATTGCTTACTTTGTTGAGGTCGAGGATTTCGATGCAGAAGAGGATGATGAGGATTATAAATCTCCTCATCTGGATATTTGGGTATTGAAAGATGATATGATAGATGAGTTTTCTTGGGAGAAAAAGATGAGTGTGAGTATAAGTGAAGATGTTTGGGCTCAAGTCTTGGGTGTGAGGAACAACGGTGATCCAATACTCGGAAAATTAAACAGTTTGATTACATATGATCTTGACACCCATGAACCAAATGATTTTGTTGATCGTTTGACTCCCTATTCCTATGATGAGGATACACCATTCTTTTTCATCAGTCCTTTTGTGGAGACTCTGCGTTTGCTTGATACTGATCGACATAATTGA
- the LOC141674987 gene encoding putative F-box protein At3g10430 → MSLSKHKNVPSYDFPEEILCEVFKRLPVKYVLRCGAVQKSWYSLIKTPLFISHYCNYRKLTGHIDPKYLLFHNLDNNSFAVRSDNKQCQEYCIFSYPLGLPASSWYVHSNGLICVSTMFDEEFDYNRSIYIWNPLVQKFKTVPESPLYTLTFMKATWNALAFGFLPEINDYVVVHIIKFSSSSESLSFNSSDPSSPVKCEHYPHSVIIGVYSLNTNSWRKICQDKGFVNLICSSESVFVNGTAYWAGIDSSFQSVMCFDTNTNILRKIRVHNLFPDLDVMEYLIIPFGESIAYCIEGNENNSEEDEEDYWSPHLHIWLLKDSVTGEDNKIGELFWEMRELARVLQLFIFYEDVDVIICAPEVVVDHEHGKKSTSDCL, encoded by the exons ATGAGCTTGTCAAAACATAAGAACGTGCCCTCCTACGACTTTCCCGAAGAAATCTTGTGTGAAGTATTTAAAAGACTTCCTGTTAAGTATGTCTTACGTTGCGGAGCTGTTCAAAAATCGTGGTATTCTCTCATAAAAACTCCTTTGTTCATTTCTCACTACTGCAATTATCGGAAACTGACGGGCCATATTGATCCTAAGTATCTACTTTTTCATAATCTTGATAACAATTCATTTGCTGTACGTTCTGACAATAAACAATGTCAAGAATATTGCATATTTAGTTATCCACTTGGCTTGCCCGCTAGTTCATGGTATGTACACTCAAATGGTTTAATTTGTGTGTCTACTATGTTTGATGAGGAATTTGACTATAATCGCAGCATTTATATCTGGAATCCTCTTGTTCAAAAATTTAAGACTGTCCCGGAGTCGCCCCTTTATACATTAACATTTATGAAGGCTACCTGGAATGCTTTAGCTTTTGGGTTTTTACCGGAAATTAATGACTATGTCGTGGTACATATTATCAAATTTAGTTCGTCCTCTGAATCTCTCTCGTTTAACAGTTCGGATCCTAGCTCACCTGTGAAGTGTGAACATTACCCGCACTCAGTCATCATTGGTGTTTATAGTCTAAACACTAACTCATGGAGGAAAATATGCCAAGATAAAGGTTTTGTTAATCTTATTTGTTCTAGTGAATCAGTGTTTGTTAATGGTACTGCATACTGGGCAGGGATTGACTCGTCATTTCAATCGGTTATGTGCTTTGATACCAATACAAATATATTGCGGAAAATCAGGGTGCATAATTTATTTCCCGATCTTGATGTTATGGAGTATCTTATCATTCCATTTGGTGAATCTATTGCTTACTGTATTGAGGGTAATGAGAACAATTcagaggaggatgaggaggactATTGGTCTCCTCATTTGCACATTTGGCTCCTGAAAGACAGTGTGACAGGTGAGGACAATAAGATAGGTGAATTATTTTGGGAGATGAGA GAACTTGCTAGAGTTCTTCAACTCTTCATTTTCTACGAAGATGTGGATGTGATTATTTGTGCACCAGAAGTGGTAGTGGACCATGAACATGGGAAGAAGTCGACATCTGATTGCTTGTGA